The Streptomyces vinaceus genome contains the following window.
GCTTCGAACCGCCGGTCATGGACGATCCCCGCGACCGGTACATGCGCGGGACCGAGAAGCTGGTGGAGATCGACGGGCACCACGGGCTGGAGGTCATCGAGTCCCTCAAGGACATCGCCCCCGACCTGGGCCGGTTCATCGTCGAGTTCACCTTCGGCGACGTCTACCACCGGCCGTGGCTGTCGCCGCGGCGCCGCCAGCTGGTCACCGTCGCCGCCCTGACGGCCTTCGGCGACACCGCTCCCCAGCTGCGCGTGCACATCGGGGCCGCCCTGAACGTGGGCCTGAGCCCGGCCCAGGTCGTGGAGACGCTGATCCACGTGGTGCCGTACGCCGGGTTCCCGCGGGTGCTGAACGCGATCGGCGTGGCCCGGGAGGTGTTCGAGAAGCGGAACACCCCCGTGCGGTGAGGCGACAGGACCCATGACGAGCGGACGGCAGAAGGGCTGACCCGTGCGAACGGACACCACGGCCGACACCACGGCCGGCATCACGGCCGGCGTCTCGGCCGAGACCACGGCCGGCGGCGGGGCCGGCGTCTCGGCGGACATCGCGGCCGACTTCGGGGCGCTCGGGGAGGAGTTCGTCCGCGATCCCCACCCGGTGTACGCCGCGCTGCGCGCCCGCGGCCCGGTGCACCGCGTCCGCGTGCCGGAGGGAGCCGACGCCTGGCTCGTCGTCGGCTACGAGGCCTGCCGCTCCGCGCTCACCGAGCCCTCCCTGTCCAAGTCCTGGCGGGACGCCTCGCCCGCCCTCCCGCTCACCCGGCTCTCCGCGGGCGAGAACCTGCTGAGCTCGAATCCGCCCGACCACACGCGGCTGCGCAAGCTGGTGGCCAAGGAGTTCACCCCGCGCCGCGTCGGGGCGCTCGCCCCCCGGGTGCGGGCCCTGACCGGCGAGCTCCTCGACGCCATGCTCGCCCGGCCGGCCGGCTCGGCGGACCTCGTCGAGGCGCTCGCGTTCCCGCTGGCCATGGGCGTCATCTGCGAGCTGCTCGGCGTGCCCTCCCTCGACCGCGCCGCCTTCCGCGACTGGGCCGAACAGGCCCTGAGCAGCCCGGACCACGCCACCAGGACGGCGGCCACGGCGGCGATGACGCGCTACCTCGCCGGCATGCTCGACGCGATGCGCGCGCGGCCCCGGGACGATCTGATGAGCGCCCTCATCCGCGCCACCGACGAGGACGGCGGCCGGCTCTCCCCCGACGAACTCATCGGCATGGCCTGGCTGCTGCTCGTCACCGGCTTCGAGACCACCGTCCAGCTGATCTCCTCGGGCGTCCTCGCCCTGCTGCGCCACCCCGACCAGCTCGCCGCGCTGCGCGCCGACCCCTCGCTCGTCGACGACGCCGTGGAGGAGGTGCTGCGGTACGAGGGGCCGGTCGAGACCACCACGTACCGGTTCACCACCGGGCCCGTGGAGATCGCCGGCGCCGTGATCCCCGGGGGCGGCGAGCTGGTGCTGGTCGCGCTCGCCGACGCCGACCGGGACCCCGCGCGCTTCCCCGACCCGGACCGCTTCGACATCCGCCGGCCCGCGGGCGGGCACATCGCCTTCGGCCACGGCATCCACTACTGCCTGGGAGCGCCGCTGGCCCGCCTCCAGGCCCGTACGGCCGTCACCTCGCTCCTCGCGCGCTGCCCGGCCCTCTTCCTGGACGCCGGCCCCGGCGACCTCGTATGGCGCGCGGGGCTCCTCATCCGCGGCCCGCGGAAGCTGCCCGTCCGCTGGCGGGCCTGACCGTCCGGCCCCGCCGGCGGCGCCGGTCCATGTGAAAACTTCACCTCGCGCTGGTGACCGCGGCACTGTCCCGCGATCACCGGATCCTCGCAGAATCGTCAGTGAACGGACCGACCCGCGCCACGACGACGCAGAGGGAACTCCACCGCCATGACCAGCCTTTCGGCCAACGCCCGTATCAGCCCCAGCACCGGATCCGCACCGATACCCGTCCGCTCCACGAAGCCGGGCCTGGTGATCGAGAACCTCGACGCCCTGCCGGACACCGCGTACGCCCTGTTCACCGTCTGCAGCCGGACGCAGGTCACGGAATCGGCCGCGACGCCCGCCGGACGGCTGGGAGCATGAGCGCTGCCGGGCGCGAGCGGCCCGACCTGCCGCTCCCGGCCGCGCCGGCCGCCGCCGAGGCGCTGGTGGGCTTCAAGTCCCACCTGCGGCCCACCGTCGTCCCCGGCGACGCCGCCTACCTGGTGTCCCGGCGCGGGGTGACCGCCCTGGGCGGGAGCGGGGCGGAGGTCCTCGTGCCGCTGCTCGACGGGACCCGGACCGCGGGGGCGGTCCGCCGGGAGGCCGCGCGGATCCTGGGGGCCGAGGACGCCGAGGCGGCCCTCCTCTCGCTGGCCGACGCCGGGTTGATCCGCTCCACCACCCCGGCGGCGGAGGCCGAGGCCGAGGCGTACTGGGACCTGGCCGGGCTGGACGGCGGGGTGGCCGCCGCCGGGCTGGCCCGGGCCGCCGTCGCCGTCGAGGCGCTGCCCGGGCTGGATCCGGAGCCGGTGGCCCGGGCCTGCCGGGAGTCGGGGATCGCGGTCGTCGCGGACCCCGGCGCCGCCGACCTGGTCCTCGTCCTGTGCGAGGACTACCTCTCCCCCGGGCTGGCCGCCGTGGACGCCCGCCAACGCGCCTGCGGCCGGCCGTGGCTGCCGGTCAAGGTGTGCGGAACCGACCCCTGGGTGGGCCCGTTCTTCCGGCCCGGCTCCGGCCCCTGCTGGCACTGCCTGGCCGTACGGCTGCGCGGCCACCGCCACTCCGAGGTGCCCGTGCGGCGCGCGCTCGGCCTGGAGGGTCCCGTACCGCGGCCCGCCGCCGGGCTCGCCGCCGGGACCGCGCTCGCCGTGAACCTCGCCGTCCTGGAGGCCGCCAAGTGGCTGGCCGGGCTGCGCCGCCCCGAGCAGGCCCACATCCGCACCTTCGACACGCTGAGCCTGAGCACCGCCGGCCACCCGGTGGCCCGGCTCCCGCAGTGCGCGGCCTGCGGGGATCCCGGTCTGGTGGCCCGCCGGGCCGGCGCCCCCTTCGTCCCCGTCTCCCGGCCCAAGGCCGCCGCGACCGGGGGCGGGGACCGCGCCCTGACCCCGGCGCAGATGCTGCGTACGTACGGACACCTGGTGGACCCGGTGACCGGGGTGGTCAAGGAGATCCGGCAGGCCCCCGGCGCCCCGGAGTTCGTCCACGCGTACACCTCCGGGCACAACCTGGCCATGGAGTCGGCGTCCTTCGCCGGGCTCAGCTCGGGCCTGCGCGCGCTCAGCGGCGGCAAGGGCCGCACCGCCGAGGAAGCCCGTACGAGCGCGCTGTGCGAGGCGGTCGAGCGCTACAGCGGTACCCGGCACGGCGACGAGCCGGTGGTCCGCGACTCCCTGCGCGGCCTGGGCGGCGCGGCCGTGCACCCCAACGACTGCCAGCTCTACAGCGCCCGCCAGTTCGCGGAGCGGGAGGAGTGGAACGCGCGGCACTCCCGCTTCCACCACGTACCGGCGCCGTTCGACGAGACCCGGCCGACCGACTGGACCCCGGTGTGGTCGCTGACCGGCGGCGTCCGGCGGCTGCTCCCCACCTCGATGCTGTACTTCGGGCGGGCGACGGACGTCGCGGCGGACCCCGCGGCCGGGGAGCCGTGGGCCGACTCCAACGGCAACGCGGCGGGCAGCAGCCCCGAGGACGCGCTGGTCCAGGGCTTCCTGGAGCTGGTGGAGCGGGACGCGGTCGCCCTGTGGTGGTACAACCGCACCCGTCAGCCCGGGGTGGACCTGGGCTCCTTCGAGGACGAGTGGGTCGAGCGGACGCGCCACGGGCTGCGCCGGATGAACCGGGAGGTGTGGGCGCTCGACCTCACCTCCGACCTGGGGATCCCGGTGATCGCGGCGCTGTCGCGGCGCACCGACAAGCCGGCCGAGGACGTGCTCTTCGGCTTCGGCGCGCACTTCGACCCCCGGGTGGCGCTGTGCCGGGCCCTGTCGGAGCTGGGGCAGCTGCTGCCCGCCGTCGGCGCGGCGCGCGGGGACGGCGGCGGATACCGGATCACCGACCCGGAGCCGCTGTCCTGGTGGCGCGGGGCCACCATCGCCAACCAGCCATATCTGGCGGCCGATCCGATGGCGCAGACCCGTACGCCGGGCCACTGGACCGTGGCCGCGGGGGCCGATCTGCTCGACGACGTACGCATGATCACCGAGCTGGTCCGGAGCAAAGGACTGGACCTGCTCGTACTCGACCAGAGCCGACCTGACCTCGGACTTCCCGTGACGAAAGTGGTCGTACCGGGACTGCGCCACTTCTGGGCGCGGTACGGCCCGGGCCGCCTCTTCGACGTCCCCGTGGGCCTGGGCCGGCTGGCCGAACCCACACCGTACGACCAGCTCAACCCCGTCCCGCTGTTCGTATGAGGGATCGAATCCCGCCCCCGGTCCACGCCCCTCCCCTATGCTCACATCTGGCGTGTAACAGAGGAACGCTTAAGGGGGATTGACATGCCTGGCCGCCTCAAGTCCTCGGATGGACCGTCGGAGGCGGTCCTGGTCGAGGGCATTCTGCGACGGAGCCGGGACTTACCCGCACCCCGGATGGCGCAGGTCATCCTCATCGCCGCGCTCCTCTGCTACGTGGGCATCACCGCCCTGAACATCCTCAGCGCCGGAGTCGAAGGGCTCGCCCTGGCCGCCGCCTTCGGCTGCCTGGGCGCGGTCTTCGCCCTCCAGCTCCTGCACTCCCGGACGAGCACGCAGCGCGTCCCGACCGGACACCGGGCGCTGACGCTCGGCGCCCAGGCCGCCTTCACCTACCTGCCGCTCATCGCCCTGAAGTCGCAGTGGGGCGCCATGGCCGGCTTCCTCGCCGGGTCCCTGCTGCTGCTCCTGCCCCCGCGCCTGGGCTGGATCCTCTACGGGATCGTGGGCGTCAGCATGCTGGTGCCCCCGCTCCTGGAGGGGCGGCCCGTCATCGACAGCGTCTACCTGGTGCAGACCACCCTGCTGACCGGGCTCGTCACTTTCGGCCTGACCCGGCTGTCGGAGCTGGTCCGCGTCCTGCACGAGAGCCGCGGCGAACTCACCCGCGCCGCCGTCACCCGCGAACGGCTGCGCTTCGCGCGGGACCTGCACGACCTGCTCGGGTACAGCCTCTCGGCGATCCAGCTCAAGGGGGAGCTCATCCACCGCCTGATCCCGGCCCATCCGGCGCGGGCCATGGACGAGATCGAGGACGTGCTGGCCATCTCCCGCCAGTCGCTGGCCGACGTACGGCGGGTGGCGAGCGGGTACCGGGACATGTCGCTGGAGGAGGAGATCGCCTCGGCCAAGTCGGTGCTGGGCGCCGCCGAGGTCGACGCGGTGACCGACATCCGCATGGGGGAGGTCAGTCCGCCCGTGGACACGGTGCTCGCCACCGTCCTGCGGGAGGCCGTCACCAACGTCCTGCGCCACAGCAGGGCCGTGCACTGCGAGATCACCGCGGTCGAGGAGGACGGCCTCATGACCCTGTCGGTCACCAACGACGGGGTCACCGACGGCTACCGCGACACCTCGCCGCACAGCGGCAGCGGCCTGGGGAACCTGGGGCTGCGACTGCGGGCGGTGGGCGGGGAGCTGACGGCCGAGCGGGGCCCCGGCACCCTGTTCCGGCTGGTGGCACGGGTCCCGGCACACGGGGACGTCGACCCCGACCTCGACGAGGCGGACGAGGCGGCGGAGGGCGAGCGCTCATGGCTCCTCGCCTGACGTGAGCGCCCGCCACCGGCTGCCAACCGGTCGCCGGACCAGGCCGGTTGCTATGATCACAAGTACACGATCGACCGCGCGGACGGGGGGCTCGTCACGGTGATCAGAATCCTGCTGGCCGAGGACATGCACATGGTGCGCGGAGCGCTCGTCGCCCTGCTGGACCTGGAGGACGACCTGGAGGTCGTCAGCGAGTTGTCGCGCGGGGACGAGATCCTGGCCGCCGCCCTCGACGTCCGGCCGGACATCGCCATCATCGACATCGACCTCCCCGGACTCGACGGCCTGAGCGCGGCCGTGCAGATCCACGAGCACCTCCCGGAGTGCCGGACGCTGATGCTCACCAGCCTGGGCCGCCCCGGAACGCTGCGCCGGGCCCTGGCGGCCCAGGTCTCCGGCTACCTCCTCAAGGACGACTCCCCGAAGGAACTGGCCAGCGCCATCCGCCGGGTCGTGGCCGGGCACCGGGTCATCGACTCCAAGCTGGCCGTCGCCGCGTGGAACGGGCTGGAGAGCCCGCTGACCGACCGCGAGACCGAGGTGCTGCGCATGGCGGCGCAGGGCTCGGAGGCCGCCGAGATCGCCGGGGAGCTCCACCTGTCCACCGGGACGGTGCGGAACTACCTGACGACGGTCGTGATGAAGCTGAAGGCCCGCAACCGCGTGGACGCGATCCGCATCGCCCGCGACGCGGGCTGGCTGGTCTGAGCCCCGGGTTCACTCCCCCGCGAGGGAGCCCCCGGGGCGCGGACGGTGGGTGGTGAACCAGTGCTCGGCGAGGGCGGACACCTCGTGGAGGGCCCCGGGCTCCTCGAAGAGGTGGGTGGCGCCCTCCACGATCTCCAGGCGGCTCTCGCAGCGCAGCCGGGTCCGGGCCTCGCGGTTGAGGGCGAGGACCTGGTGGTCCTGCGAGCCGACGATCAGGAGGGTGGGCGCGCGGACCCCGGCGAGGAGGGATCCGGCCAGGTCCGGGCGGCCGCCGCGGGAGACCACGGCGTAGACCGGCGAGTCGGGCCCGGCCGCGGCCGCGAGGGCGGCCGCCGCCCCCGTCGAGGCGCCGAAGTAGGCGGGCGGGACCGGGGTGCGGGTGCCGAGCCAGGTCGTGGCGGCGGCGAGGCGGGCGGCCAGGGCGGCGATGTCGAAGACGTTCGTACGGTCCGCCTCCTCGGCCGGGGTGAGCAGGTCGAACAGCAGCGTGCCCAGACCGGCCCGGTTCAGGTCCGCGGCCACCCGGCGGTTGCGCGGGCTGCGCCGGCTGCTGCCCGAGCCGTGCGCGAACACGACCACCGCGCCGGCCCCCGGCGGGAGGGTGAGGTCTCCGGGAAGGCGCAGGCCCGCCGCCTCCACCGCCACCTCCACCCCGGCCTGCTCCGCTGGGGCCGGGCGCCGCGGCGACTGGGCGAGCAGGGCGACGACCTCCTCGTCCGGGGTCTGGGAGAAGTCCCGGTACCACTGGCCGACCGAGGAGAACCCCGGCGGCGAGCCCAGGCAGACCACCTCGTCGGCCACCGCCCCCACCCGGGCCAGCGCGTCCGGCGGGGCCACGGGGGCCGCCATGACGATGCGGGCCGCGCCCTGCGCCCGTACGACCTGGCAGGCCGCGGCCGCGGTGGCGCCGGTCGCGATGCCGTCGTCCACCACGATCACCGTCCGCCCGTGCAGGTCCTCCTGCGGCCGGCCCGCGCGGTAGCGGGCGGCCCGGCGGGTCAGCTCCGCCTGCTCCGCCTCCTCCACGGCGGCGATGTCCTGCGGGCGCAGCCGCCCGCGCCGGACGATGTCCTCGCTGATGACGCGTACGCCGCCCTCGCCGATCGCGCCGAACGCCAGCTCGGGCTGGTACGGCACCCCCAGCTTGCGGACGACGATCACGTCGAGCGGGGCGCCGAGGGCGTGGGCCACGTGGAAGGCGACCGGGACCCCGCCGCGCGGCAGCCCCAGCACCACGGGACGGTCCGGCGCGTACCTCGCCAGCTCGGCGCCGAGCCTTCGACCTGCGTCGTCGCGGTCCGTGAAGAGCATTGCGGGTCATCCCCAAGGGTCGTCCCCGGCGTTCCCTGCCGTACTTCGAAACAACGCCTCCCGGCGCCCGCGTGCAACTCGGGTGCGGCGGCCGGTGGGTGGTCCGTACGAGGGAGGCGGGTCCGGGTCTGTGGGTTTTGAGGGATGGGTAGGGGTGGGGTGCGTGCGTAGGTTGGCCGTCAGGCGGCGTCCGCGCCGCCGGCCTGGTGCTTTGGGGCGGGCTCTGACGACGAGGATGGGGCGGCGCGATGCGTGAGCTGGTGGAGACGGCGCGGCGGTGGACGGCGGAGGGGCGCACCGCGTTCCTGGCCCGGCCGGTGGCCGAGCAGGGCTTCGGGCCGCGGGACCCGGCGGGGGCCCTGCTCGTGGACGCGCGCGGGGAGTGCGTCGGGGCCCTGTACCGGGGGGTCTTCGACGCCGAGCTGGTGGCGGAGGCTGCGGCCGTGCCCGCCGGGGCCACCGCCCGGGTGTGCGAGGTCTCGGTCGGCGCCGACGAGGCCGTGGAGGCGAAGCTGACCTGCGGCGGGCGGGCCGAGATCCTGCTCCAACCGCTGTCGGCCGTGCCCGCCGCGTGGTGGGACCTGCTCGGCGAGGGCGTGGGCGTCGCGCTCGTGACCCGGCTCGACGAGCAGGCCGGGCACGCGCTGAGCGAGGTGGTACGGGCCGTCGACACCCCGGCCGACGACGCCGAGCGGCGGGCCGGGGAGCTGCTGGCCACGCGCCGGCCCGGGCGGGACGCGCTGTACGGGGAGCGCGGGCTGGTGTTCGTGGAGGCGTACCCTTCCGCCCCGTACGTGCTCATCGGCGGGGGCGGCGAGCTCGCCGAGATCATCGAGGCGCAGGCCCTGCTGCTGGGCTGGGGCGCCGGACTCGTCGATTCCGTCGCCGAGGCCGGGAAACTGCTGGAGGCCCGCCGGGACGCCGCCTGCCTGGTCATGCTGAGCCACGATCCGGAGTTCGACGTGCCGACCGTACGGACCGCGCTCGCGCTGGGGATCCCGTACGTCGGCGCACTCGGCTCCCGCAAGACGACGGCGCGGCGCCGCGAGGGGCTGCTGGCCTCGGGGGTCTCCGAGGCGGAGATCGCGCGGGTGCACGGGCCGATCGGCCTGGACCTCGGTGCCCGGACGCCCCCGGAGACGGCGCTGGCGATCTGCGCGGAGATCCTGGCCGTGCTCGGGGGGTACGAGGTCCGGGCGCTGCGGGATTCGGAAGGGCCGCTGCGCTAGGCCGCGCCGGGCGGTGCCCGTCCGGGGCCGGCTCAGCTGCCGAGGGCGCGCTTGAGCTGCGTCTTGTTCATCTCGGAGCGGCCGTGGATGTTGCGGCGCCTGGCCTCCGCGTAGAGCTGTTCGTACGTCGGCCCCTGCGCGCCCGAGTGGGAGTGCAGGCCGCCGCGCCGTCCGGAGGACATGTCCTCCAGGGACAGTTTGCTCGCGGTCTCGGACTCGCCGGCCCGGGCCCGTTCCTTGTTGACGGTCCGGGCGGCGATCTCCTTGGCCCGCTCCTCGGACTCGCCGCGCTGCTCGGCGCTCTCCTTGATGTGCTCGTACTGGCGTTCTCGTTTGGGTGAAGATCCGCGGGGCATTTTCAGGCTCCTTCCGGGGCGGGTCGCCGCTGCGCCTGCCCCCGATCCGGTGCGGTAGTCGCCCGGTCCTCTGATCAGAGGATCTCCCCGCGTTCAGGGTGAAACAGGCACCAATGCGGGAAAATAGTGCGTATGGACATGACCTTGAGTCTGGACCAGACCCTGAGCAACATCGCGTGGTTCCTGGTCGTCGGGATCATCGTGGTCGGCTTCCTGCTGGGCGCCTTCAAGCTCGGCCAGCGGGTCCGGGCCAAGGAGCCCCCGCCGCCGACCGCCGAGAGCCAGCCCCATCTGCCCGAGGGCGGCGCGGTCCACGAGCTCCGCGAGGAGCGCGAGAGCGTGGAGATCCCCGAAGGCGGTCTGCGCCCGCACGAGATGCAGGGCTACGGGAACTTCGGCTCCACCACGAGCAGCCACCAGGAGGAGGCCCGGGCCGAGCGGGAGGCCGGGTACCGGAACCCGCCGAGCTACCCCGGCCCGCAGCAGCCCCCGCACGGCGAGCCGCCGGTCTACAAGCCCAGCGGGAACGCCTGACCCGCCCGCCGGCCCGCGCCCCGCACCCGTGACCCGTGACCCGCGCCGCGGCGCGGGTCACGGGTGTCAGAGCTCCGTCCGCAGCCGGATCACCTCCGGCGGCGGGTGCCGGGCCGTCGAGGGGTGGCGGACCTCGGCCGTCAGCGGCGGATCGAGCGGCCGGTAGGGGACCTCGCCGAGCCCGATCGCGGTGACCGTGGCCCCGGCCGGGGTGCGGGAGGGCGCGTCCCGCTCCGCCACGGCCGCCACCACCTGCGCCCGCAGCGCCGCCGTCAGCGGGCTCGACACCAGGGGGGTCTCGTCCCCGACCGGCAGGACGAGGACCAGCGCGAGCGGGCGGCGCGGGGTGCCGGTGTACCCGACCAC
Protein-coding sequences here:
- a CDS encoding TOMM precursor leader peptide-binding protein, which produces MSAAGRERPDLPLPAAPAAAEALVGFKSHLRPTVVPGDAAYLVSRRGVTALGGSGAEVLVPLLDGTRTAGAVRREAARILGAEDAEAALLSLADAGLIRSTTPAAEAEAEAYWDLAGLDGGVAAAGLARAAVAVEALPGLDPEPVARACRESGIAVVADPGAADLVLVLCEDYLSPGLAAVDARQRACGRPWLPVKVCGTDPWVGPFFRPGSGPCWHCLAVRLRGHRHSEVPVRRALGLEGPVPRPAAGLAAGTALAVNLAVLEAAKWLAGLRRPEQAHIRTFDTLSLSTAGHPVARLPQCAACGDPGLVARRAGAPFVPVSRPKAAATGGGDRALTPAQMLRTYGHLVDPVTGVVKEIRQAPGAPEFVHAYTSGHNLAMESASFAGLSSGLRALSGGKGRTAEEARTSALCEAVERYSGTRHGDEPVVRDSLRGLGGAAVHPNDCQLYSARQFAEREEWNARHSRFHHVPAPFDETRPTDWTPVWSLTGGVRRLLPTSMLYFGRATDVAADPAAGEPWADSNGNAAGSSPEDALVQGFLELVERDAVALWWYNRTRQPGVDLGSFEDEWVERTRHGLRRMNREVWALDLTSDLGIPVIAALSRRTDKPAEDVLFGFGAHFDPRVALCRALSELGQLLPAVGAARGDGGGYRITDPEPLSWWRGATIANQPYLAADPMAQTRTPGHWTVAAGADLLDDVRMITELVRSKGLDLLVLDQSRPDLGLPVTKVVVPGLRHFWARYGPGRLFDVPVGLGRLAEPTPYDQLNPVPLFV
- a CDS encoding cytochrome P450 family protein; this encodes MAADFGALGEEFVRDPHPVYAALRARGPVHRVRVPEGADAWLVVGYEACRSALTEPSLSKSWRDASPALPLTRLSAGENLLSSNPPDHTRLRKLVAKEFTPRRVGALAPRVRALTGELLDAMLARPAGSADLVEALAFPLAMGVICELLGVPSLDRAAFRDWAEQALSSPDHATRTAATAAMTRYLAGMLDAMRARPRDDLMSALIRATDEDGGRLSPDELIGMAWLLLVTGFETTVQLISSGVLALLRHPDQLAALRADPSLVDDAVEEVLRYEGPVETTTYRFTTGPVEIAGAVIPGGGELVLVALADADRDPARFPDPDRFDIRRPAGGHIAFGHGIHYCLGAPLARLQARTAVTSLLARCPALFLDAGPGDLVWRAGLLIRGPRKLPVRWRA
- a CDS encoding phosphoribosyltransferase family protein; translated protein: MLFTDRDDAGRRLGAELARYAPDRPVVLGLPRGGVPVAFHVAHALGAPLDVIVVRKLGVPYQPELAFGAIGEGGVRVISEDIVRRGRLRPQDIAAVEEAEQAELTRRAARYRAGRPQEDLHGRTVIVVDDGIATGATAAAACQVVRAQGAARIVMAAPVAPPDALARVGAVADEVVCLGSPPGFSSVGQWYRDFSQTPDEEVVALLAQSPRRPAPAEQAGVEVAVEAAGLRLPGDLTLPPGAGAVVVFAHGSGSSRRSPRNRRVAADLNRAGLGTLLFDLLTPAEEADRTNVFDIAALAARLAAATTWLGTRTPVPPAYFGASTGAAAALAAAAGPDSPVYAVVSRGGRPDLAGSLLAGVRAPTLLIVGSQDHQVLALNREARTRLRCESRLEIVEGATHLFEEPGALHEVSALAEHWFTTHRPRPGGSLAGE
- a CDS encoding plasmid stabilization protein, whose product is MPRGSSPKRERQYEHIKESAEQRGESEERAKEIAARTVNKERARAGESETASKLSLEDMSSGRRGGLHSHSGAQGPTYEQLYAEARRRNIHGRSEMNKTQLKRALGS
- a CDS encoding response regulator transcription factor codes for the protein MIRILLAEDMHMVRGALVALLDLEDDLEVVSELSRGDEILAAALDVRPDIAIIDIDLPGLDGLSAAVQIHEHLPECRTLMLTSLGRPGTLRRALAAQVSGYLLKDDSPKELASAIRRVVAGHRVIDSKLAVAAWNGLESPLTDRETEVLRMAAQGSEAAEIAGELHLSTGTVRNYLTTVVMKLKARNRVDAIRIARDAGWLV
- a CDS encoding XdhC family protein, with protein sequence MRELVETARRWTAEGRTAFLARPVAEQGFGPRDPAGALLVDARGECVGALYRGVFDAELVAEAAAVPAGATARVCEVSVGADEAVEAKLTCGGRAEILLQPLSAVPAAWWDLLGEGVGVALVTRLDEQAGHALSEVVRAVDTPADDAERRAGELLATRRPGRDALYGERGLVFVEAYPSAPYVLIGGGGELAEIIEAQALLLGWGAGLVDSVAEAGKLLEARRDAACLVMLSHDPEFDVPTVRTALALGIPYVGALGSRKTTARRREGLLASGVSEAEIARVHGPIGLDLGARTPPETALAICAEILAVLGGYEVRALRDSEGPLR
- a CDS encoding DUF6479 family protein — encoded protein: MDMTLSLDQTLSNIAWFLVVGIIVVGFLLGAFKLGQRVRAKEPPPPTAESQPHLPEGGAVHELREERESVEIPEGGLRPHEMQGYGNFGSTTSSHQEEARAEREAGYRNPPSYPGPQQPPHGEPPVYKPSGNA
- a CDS encoding sensor histidine kinase; the encoded protein is MAQVILIAALLCYVGITALNILSAGVEGLALAAAFGCLGAVFALQLLHSRTSTQRVPTGHRALTLGAQAAFTYLPLIALKSQWGAMAGFLAGSLLLLLPPRLGWILYGIVGVSMLVPPLLEGRPVIDSVYLVQTTLLTGLVTFGLTRLSELVRVLHESRGELTRAAVTRERLRFARDLHDLLGYSLSAIQLKGELIHRLIPAHPARAMDEIEDVLAISRQSLADVRRVASGYRDMSLEEEIASAKSVLGAAEVDAVTDIRMGEVSPPVDTVLATVLREAVTNVLRHSRAVHCEITAVEEDGLMTLSVTNDGVTDGYRDTSPHSGSGLGNLGLRLRAVGGELTAERGPGTLFRLVARVPAHGDVDPDLDEADEAAEGERSWLLA